The Drosophila sulfurigaster albostrigata strain 15112-1811.04 chromosome 3, ASM2355843v2, whole genome shotgun sequence genomic sequence gctGCTGCCACACAATGTTGCAGCAGACACTGTACAGTGGCAGCTGACAGTTGTTGTGCCGCTCTTTGCGAAtagctaattaaaatgtacGCGAATCATCGAAAGTAATTGCGATTGCAGCGCGCAATTATCGGCTATCGATTGCCGCATAGTGCAAGAGAGAGATGGGTAGAAAATGAGTGAGAGGGAGCGATGTGATGAGGGAAGACAGGAAAATGAGGTCAAAAGTGTCACATCATGCttaatgatgacgatgacgttgCGACGgcgccgaagccgaagccgaaaaAACTACGAATActattgaaaattttgaaaggGAAAACGCGAGGCGAAAATTAACTGACAACATGGCGCATACGCAATCTGTTTGATTTGACTGAGACGGAGTCGAGACACAAAACGACGAGCGCCAGCTACTGATAATTGCAGGCGCTTTCAAGTGTTTGCCACACtgctgactgcctgcctgcctgcctgcctcgtctgactgactgacaactTCCACATGGAGCTGCTGGCTCGCTCACCTTGTAATTTGAgcccaaaatatatatgtgagTGTGCTCTGCTGTGCTGCACAAGAAGGAAGCACTTATACAACTAGTCAGTCATCTAGCAGCAGATCTCTAGATGGCGCTGCAGACGCCAAGTTGTGGCAACTGCTGCTTGCTTGTTGCCTCTAATCGCGCCACAGATTAGATCACATACTGATGTATGCGTGCACTTAGAGAAAATTTGGCAGCGGAAAATAAGGCCAAGAAAAGGTgatttttaaagaataatgTAAATGCATAGATTAGCAAATaccaattaaattaatatggaGCACTTTTGATACCTAGAATAGATCATTATATTGAAGCCATTTTTTCAAactgaaaacatttcaaatagaGAAATAgatgaatgaataaattaataaataagcaaagaGTTATTGTAAACTTAAGAGccacaaaaattacaaaatatacagacTTTCTCATACTCTAAGGATTTCGAATAATAAATAGAAGTATTAAGATGATAAGTTTAGGattacaataaattgtattaataaaaaacgaagagctcaatttatatattttttttttttgaaatataaaaccaAATAAGACATTATGTTTCTTATGAtcgttaatattatttatttgtgtaagTAGAAAAGGCTTAACTGAAGTCTTCTCTTAAATATGCTgcaatatataagaaatagtTTTTACTTAATATACATGTTATATtccgaaataaaaatttaattttgtaaataaatatccaTATATGTATTACTTAGGTAAAGTTTTCGTATGATTGATCAAACTTCTTCTGTTCATAATCAAAAGTtgttaatacatatttatcaATGAATGCTTTCTCACAGTGCATAGATATAGCCCAGAAGTGTAGtataaaaatctatataaatatatttgatggTTGTGGAAAATGTTTCCCAGGGCACTCTCGTGCTCATACTACaacgatgataatgatgacgacgacgacgatgacgatgacgatgatgcgTTGCATTTGTGGGTTGTGTGAGTGACAGTGACGCGTCACTTTTCAGTTTCAGTGCGAGACGCAGTCATCTTTATGGATGCATCTTttgggcaatggcaatggctcGCTGATCTCGCTTGCCACAGTTCTGAGTTTTTGGACCTGGGTCTGGGTGAGCGAGAGAGGGTCGCCTCCTCACTTtacctatgtgtgtgtgtgtgcgtgtgtgtgtgtgtttgcccaCAGGCACGGATATTTTCATAAGGCAGCTAAGTAAACCACTCAAGTAGGACATGTCATCGTTGGCGCCAGTCTTCaacgacgccgacgccgactacgaggctgaggctgatgttgttgtggcaactggcaacttgcaacttgcaactgcagcaaagagtaagagagaaagagagagagtcagTTTTTACCATTTCATTTGATGGCCAGGCTGTTGATATTTTTCTGGCTTTTGATGTcggtggtgttgttgttgttgttgtttccccTTCGGCCCTTGTTGTTCTTTCCGCTGTTGCAAACCGACTTCTGGCTGCATCAATATCtttactcacactcacatatgcatatagtgtgcgtgtatgttgttgtttacacagaaattgatattttatttcaaaataaacgATAACAAAAGGAAATGCCAACTGCTAGTCCAACAGATCTCTTACACGAACATTTCAGCACAGCGCTACACTGAGAAAAATACAGTGCGTGGATTAAATTAAGAAACGTATTTGCCCGATGTGAACTGATAATGGAATAGATATTTCAATATAGTTCGTGCTCCAGAGTAATAGAAATTATTGAACTTAGTTTTTGAATCTTAATCGAATTGGTACTAggatattcaaatatttttaaagaaagaaagttaTTTGCCTATTTAATATGGGCAGTAAATGTTCTGCGTTATTTAGAAAAATCTGGCTCCAAGCCATATAATAATTGTTTCTTCAAACGGTCAACTTTGTACATTTTGATagcacaaaataattaaaaatatttaacctAAGTATTGAATGCTATaacttataatatttattattctatcTTTAATTTCGAATTGCTTCGAAGtagttaaatttgtttatacaaatatttcgaatTCAAAACACAAATTTCGCTATATACAAAGAACAATTTCGTACTATTTCCACTTAATTGGAATTTCTTCAAAgtcatttaatttgattcataaatatttttaatagattCTTTCAAATTCTTCTTTGAATTGTTTGCCACTTAGTTTTCTGAAATTCTCCCAGATGCGAATGGAATAAAAAGACGTTGTTGGATGTTCGGTAATGATTTAAATTCTTAACTGTTTTCATTTCgtgtgtttttattgcattctATAGTAAATGTATACGTAAGCTCTATGATTTGCATACTTAAACTCTATTTACAATTACGTACACACAAGTTGAATGAGAAACTCGTTGAAATTGcgctttcaatttcagttttgctctttcaatgtcaatgtcaatttcattttcaatttcattttcaatttcaaatggaGTTTGCCAATTCGATTCGCATATGCGTTTGTTAATAACCTTAAATAACTATCTTTGAAAAGTGTGCGACGATGTTATCAATATGTCAATATATCTCCATAggatttgcagttgttgtcgATTTGAATTGGAGCTCGAAGTTTGGAGTTATTGCTTGGTGGCGCGAGGGGGAGGCGAAGGACTCCCAactggttgtttttttttttgcttaactACAGTTAACTTAGGCTAGGAATTGAAACAATTTGTATAGCTGGGCATAAAGTGCTGCAGGAGACTTGGGATGAGTAGGAGGGGACTGAGGGTGGGCTGGGGGAGTGAGAAACCCTGGGGGCAAGGCCTTGGGCTCAGACCCGCTGCTGATATCATGTGATCTCCGGAGCACTGTGCTTCAGCTCCGGCGACGTGGAGAAGGGTCGATGCAGCAGCTGGCCACTGTGATGATAGCTTGTAGTGGATGTCGTTGAGTTCCCCTCATGATGTCCAGCGCCAACTGCGGCTGCCACCGCTGCAGCCACCgcagtcgagttgagtttctCGGGCGAATTGATGCGCAGCtttggcggcggcagcggtggAGGCACCACGACGCCACACTCAACACTGTAGGCTGCCGCATAGGCCGGATGATGCAGatgcgcagcagcagcggcggcggcggaggCAGCGCCACCATTCAAGGCCAGCGGCTGCGGCAATTGGGGATGCGGTCGTATAACTATCGGCTGAATGGGGAACTGCTGCGACATCTCCTTGAGGTTGCTAAAGCTTTGCAGGTAGCAGCCGGCATTGAAGAGACTGCTCGCGGCATCTAGCTTGAAGGGCGGCAAACAACCAGCGGGGAGTACAGACGATGCgccagctccagctcctgctCCAGCTGGTGCTCCAACTCCGCCGTATGCCGACGGCAACTGCGGTGGCGTCGGCGAGGGCAGCGAACTGCTCAGATCACGCGGCTTGTCGTCGTCCACGCTGAGACTCTCCTCGTTGGCGCCATTGGACATGCTGCCCGGActgtgctgcagctgcaggcTGCTCGGCACCGGCGAGTGCGTCCCCAGCGAGATGTCCGAGTCCGAGCTGTCCGACGGTGTCGGCGATGCGGCTCCGTCCGCCCGACGGCTGCGACAGCCCATGCCGGAGTTGTTCTGGTTGTGCTGGATGCTGTAATGAGAGAATTGGGAATAGTTTAGGATTAGTCGAGATGAATAAAatctatatactatagagtataTATCATTGAAGTAAGGTTTTTATAATGATTATGTTGtacattttatcaaaattccccaatttgttttcttattattcTTCTTAAAGAACTTGACTTATTAACTCAGAAttcttgaatatttaaaatatattcttaagttattaatattatatatttgtcaATGCTGtcagcaaaaataacaattgcgTTTAACAACTGCGATTGTCTGAAGATATATGTactgtatatactatatactattgCATACCTAAGCCGTTGAACcactca encodes the following:
- the LOC133842813 gene encoding protein Optix isoform X2; this translates as MGCRSRRADGAASPTPSDSSDSDISLGTHSPVPSSLQLQHSPGSMSNGANEESLSVDDDKPRDLSSSLPSPTPPQLPSAYGGVGAPAGAGAGAGASSVLPAGCLPPFKLDAASSLFNAGCYLQSFSNLKEMSQQFPIQPIVIRPHPQLPQPLALNGGAASAAAAAAAHLHHPAYAAAYSVECGVVVPPPLPPPKLRINSPEKLNSTAVAAAVAAAVGAGHHEGNSTTSTTSYHHSGQLLHRPFSTSPELKHSAPEIT
- the LOC133842813 gene encoding protein Optix isoform X1 — its product is MAVGPTEGKQQPPSETFSPTTHHQIIAPSPILAVPTLAFSAAQVEIVCKTLEDSGDIERLARFLWSLPVALPNMHEILNCEAVLRARAVVAYHVGNFRELYAIIENHKFTKASYGKLQAMWLEAHYIEAEKLRGRSLGPVDKYRVRKKFPLPPTIWDGEQKTHCFKERTRSLLREWYLQDPYPNPTKKRELAKATGLNPTQVGNWFKNRRQRDRAAAAKNRIQHNQNNSGMGCRSRRADGAASPTPSDSSDSDISLGTHSPVPSSLQLQHSPGSMSNGANEESLSVDDDKPRDLSSSLPSPTPPQLPSAYGGVGAPAGAGAGAGASSVLPAGCLPPFKLDAASSLFNAGCYLQSFSNLKEMSQQFPIQPIVIRPHPQLPQPLALNGGAASAAAAAAAHLHHPAYAAAYSVECGVVVPPPLPPPKLRINSPEKLNSTAVAAAVAAAVGAGHHEGNSTTSTTSYHHSGQLLHRPFSTSPELKHSAPEIT